One window of Bacteroides sp. AN502(2024) genomic DNA carries:
- a CDS encoding sugar transferase, whose translation MLKRFFDITVSLAFICTLFPLFYIIIGIAIKLTSKGPVLFRQQRSGLGNKPFTCLKFRTMVVNDEADTLQAVNGDSRITRMGIFLRNSSLDELPQFINVLKGDMSIIGPRPHMLYHTEIYSSRIPDYKRRLSVRPGITGLAQILGHRGETPADVDMARRVKLDLWYIDHRSFGLDMYIFIKTLLDFMR comes from the coding sequence ATGCTGAAACGTTTTTTTGACATAACGGTCTCACTTGCCTTTATCTGCACCTTATTCCCTTTGTTCTATATCATCATCGGCATAGCCATCAAGCTGACCTCCAAGGGTCCGGTCCTGTTCAGGCAGCAGCGCAGCGGACTGGGAAATAAACCCTTTACCTGCCTGAAATTCCGTACCATGGTCGTGAACGATGAAGCCGACACCCTTCAGGCGGTGAACGGAGACAGTCGGATAACACGCATGGGTATTTTCCTGCGAAACTCGTCCTTGGATGAGCTTCCACAATTCATCAACGTTCTGAAAGGCGACATGTCCATCATCGGCCCCCGCCCGCATATGCTTTACCATACGGAGATATATTCATCCCGCATTCCGGATTACAAGAGACGACTGTCGGTCAGACCGGGCATTACCGGATTGGCACAGATTCTCGGGCACCGTGGCGAGACTCCCGCGGATGTAGACATGGCGCGGCGTGTGAAACTTGACCTATGGTACATAGACCACCGCTCATTCGGGCTTGATATGTATATCTTCATCAAAACCCTTCTTGACTTTATGAGGTAG
- a CDS encoding UpxY family transcription antiterminator translates to MAFQESDDQAVWFAMRDLKRANAKCPAYKLLKDKKMTVYTPIKKRLVIRQGKKVIEETPLVPDLLFVYDTRTNLDPIVARIPTLQYRWLHNTYRVPMTVSDIEMKRFIHAVNISKNPRFYLPEEVTPQMFGQEIRIIGGPLDGYEGHLLTTRGSKVKRLLVKLNGFFSVGVEVRPEYIQPVRCHPDTQQC, encoded by the coding sequence ATGGCATTTCAAGAAAGTGACGACCAGGCTGTATGGTTTGCGATGCGCGACCTGAAACGAGCCAATGCTAAGTGTCCGGCTTACAAGCTGCTAAAGGATAAGAAAATGACGGTATATACCCCGATAAAAAAGCGGCTGGTGATACGACAAGGTAAAAAAGTCATTGAGGAAACCCCGTTAGTGCCGGACTTGCTTTTCGTGTACGATACACGTACGAATCTCGATCCGATCGTAGCTAGAATACCAACGCTTCAATATCGCTGGCTGCACAATACGTACCGTGTCCCCATGACCGTCTCCGACATAGAGATGAAACGTTTCATTCACGCTGTCAACATCTCGAAAAATCCCCGGTTCTATCTGCCGGAGGAAGTTACTCCCCAAATGTTCGGACAGGAGATCCGCATCATCGGCGGACCTCTCGACGGCTATGAGGGACACCTGCTCACCACACGCGGTTCCAAGGTCAAACGCCTGCTCGTGAAACTTAATGGTTTTTTCAGTGTAGGTGTGGAGGTCCGCCCGGAATATATACAACCGGTAAGGTGCCACCCGGATACACAACAATGCTGA
- a CDS encoding MmcQ/YjbR family DNA-binding protein, producing the protein MNIEEFRAYCLSFKGVHDKMPFEKATSEYDRNLLVFYVADKWFCFVNVDVFDFCNIKCIPEQIEELQDKYEGVKPGYHMNKRHWMSVYFNEDVPDKMIRELVKKSYDIVVSSLSKKEKEELGAM; encoded by the coding sequence ATGAACATAGAAGAGTTTAGAGCCTACTGTCTCTCTTTTAAGGGAGTGCATGATAAAATGCCGTTTGAAAAAGCTACATCCGAGTATGACAGAAACCTGCTGGTCTTTTATGTAGCAGATAAATGGTTTTGTTTCGTGAATGTGGATGTTTTTGATTTCTGCAATATAAAGTGCATTCCGGAGCAGATAGAAGAATTGCAGGACAAATATGAAGGAGTGAAACCCGGTTATCACATGAATAAGAGGCATTGGATGAGTGTTTACTTTAATGAAGATGTGCCGGATAAGATGATCAGAGAACTGGTGAAAAAGTCGTATGATATTGTTGTCAGTTCCTTATCAAAGAAAGAGAAAGAAGAGCTGGGTGCAATGTAG
- a CDS encoding HDIG domain-containing metalloprotein produces MNPYEIIDKYYPKNTQQRQILVIHSLSVSGKAMKMLDAHPELHLNRSFVKEAALLHDIGIFQTDASTIQCFGIHPYIAHGYLGAEILRAEGFPQHALVCERHTGAGLSLKDIIAQQLPVPHREMLPVTLEEQLICFADKFFSKTHLDEEKTVEKARQSIAKYGEEGLSRFDRWCSLFL; encoded by the coding sequence ATGAATCCATACGAAATCATTGATAAATATTATCCGAAGAATACGCAGCAGAGGCAAATCTTAGTAATACACAGTTTGTCAGTGTCCGGAAAAGCAATGAAAATGCTGGATGCTCATCCCGAACTACATTTAAACCGGAGTTTTGTGAAAGAAGCCGCTCTGTTGCATGATATTGGTATTTTTCAGACTGATGCTTCTACCATTCAGTGTTTTGGTATCCATCCTTACATTGCGCATGGGTATTTGGGAGCTGAAATTTTGCGGGCGGAAGGTTTTCCGCAACACGCACTGGTTTGTGAACGTCATACGGGAGCCGGACTTTCGTTAAAGGATATTATTGCTCAACAACTCCCTGTTCCCCATCGTGAGATGCTACCTGTCACCTTGGAAGAGCAATTGATTTGTTTTGCGGATAAATTCTTTTCTAAAACCCATTTGGATGAAGAGAAAACAGTAGAGAAAGCCCGGCAAAGTATTGCAAAATATGGTGAAGAAGGGCTAAGCCGCTTTGATAGATGGTGTTCTCTTTTTTTATAG